In Juglans regia cultivar Chandler chromosome 13, Walnut 2.0, whole genome shotgun sequence, the following proteins share a genomic window:
- the LOC108989720 gene encoding cyclin-dependent protein kinase inhibitor SMR6-like produces MGFSGKALQLQADGGLESDGKKWVIAGIPLRAPLKPIYTNPVETWAGSDGSEECSTTPTGEEARIPTRLTCPPAPRKRKSSLKCNYGGVREFFTPPDLESVFIQRAS; encoded by the coding sequence ATGGGGTTCTCCGGGAAAGCACTGCAACTGCAGGCTGATGGAGGCTTGGAATCCGACGGGAAAAAATGGGTCATTGCTGGAATTCCCTTACGGGCTCCGTTGAAGCCGATATATACCAACCCAGTGGAGACGTGGGCGGGTAGTGACGGCAGCGAAGAGTGTTCGACGACGCCGACTGGCGAGGAAGCTAGGATTCCGACCAGGTTGACGTGCCCGCCAGCTCCGAGGAAGCGAAAGTCTTCTTTGAAGTGTAACTACGGCGGTGTCAGGGAGTTCTTCACGCCTCCGGACTTGGAGAGTGTGTTTATACAGAGGGCTAGCTAG
- the LOC108989739 gene encoding glutamate--glyoxylate aminotransferase 2: MSPKALDYESLNENVKKVQYAVRGELYLRASELQNEGKKIIFTNVGNPHALGQKPLTFPRQVVALCQAPFLLDDPNVGLLFPADAIAKAKHYLSLTSGGLGAYSDSRGLPGIRKEVAEFIERRDGYPSDPELIFLTDGASKGVMQILNTIIRGAGDGILVPVPQYPLYSAAISLFGGSLVPYYLEETANWGLDINDLRQSVAVARSNGITVRAMVIINPGNPTGQCLSEANLREILRYCYQENLVLLGDEVYQQNIYQDERPFVSARKVLMGMGPPISKEVQLVSFHTVSKGYWGECGQRGGYFEMTNIPPKTVDEIYKVASVSLSPNVPAQIFMGLMVNPPKPGDISYQQFVRESKGIIESLRRRARMMTDGFNSCRNVVCNFTEGAMYSFPQIRLPPRAIEAAKRAGKVPDVFYCLKLLEATGISTVPGSGFGQKEGVFHLRTTILPAEEDMPEIMTSFKKFNDEFMEQYEDHRGYSRM; this comes from the exons ATGTCTCCAAAGGCACTAGACTACGAGTCACTGAATGAAAACGTGAAGAAGGTCCAATATGCTGTTAGAGGTGAACTATATCTTCGAGCTTCTGAGCTTCAGAATGAGGGGAAGAAG ATTATTTTCACAAATGTTGGTAATCCTCATGCGCTAGGACAGAAGCCACTGACCTTTCCTCGCCAG GTGGTAGCTCTGTGCCAAGCTCCATTTCTGCTAGATGATCCAAATGTTGGACTGCTTTTTCCTGCGGATGCAATTGCGAAAGCAAAACATTATCTCTCATTGACTTCGGGTGGTCTTG GTGCTTACAGTGACTCCCGAGGTCTTCCAGGAATAAGAAAGGAAGTGGCAGAGTTCATTGAAAGGCGTGATGGTTATCCAAG TGACCCAGAACTCATATTTCTCACTGACGGTGCCAGCAAAGGTGTAATGCAGATCTTGAATACTATCATCCGTGGTGCAGGGGATGGG ATTTTGGTCCCAGTACCCCAATACCCACTTTACTCAGCTGCAATTTCTCTATTTGGTGGTTCTCTTGTTCCATATTACCTAGAGGAGACAGCAAACTGGGGCCTCGACATTAATGACCTTCGCCAGTCAGTTGCTGTGGCTCGCTCCAATGGAATAACT GTAAGAGCAATGGTGATCATAAACCCTGGAAACCCCACAGGTCAGTGCCTTAGTGAAGCTAATTTGAGGGAAATACTGAGGTACTGTTACCAAGAAAACTTAGTCTTGCTTGGAGATGAGGTTTATCAGCAGAACATATACCAGGATGAGCGTCCCTTTGTCAGTGCTAGGAAG GTTCTGATGGGTATGGGGCCACCCATAAGCAAGGAAGTACAGCTTGTCTCTTTCCACACTGTGTCGAAGGGATATTGGGGTGAATGTGGACAGCGAGGTGGATACTTTGAGATGACCAACATTCCTCCAAAG ACAGTTGATGAGATCTATAAAGTTGCATCAGTATCACTCAGCCCAAATGTCCCTGCACAGATATTT ATGGGGCTGATGGTGAACCCACCCAAACCTGGAGATATTTCATATCAGCAGTTTGTTCGGGAAAG CAAAGGAATTATCGAATCACTAAGGAGAAGAGCAAGGATGATGACTGATGGATTCAATAGCTGCAGAAATGTTGTTTGTAATTTCACAGAAG GTGCCATGTATTCATTCCCTCAAATACGCTTGCCACCTAGAGCAATAGAAGCTGCCAAAAGGGCTGGAAAGGTTCCAGATGTTTTCTACTGTCTCAAACTTTTGGAAGCCACTGGCATTTCAACGGTCCCTGGCTCAGGATTTGGACAGAAAGAAGG GGTCTTCCACTTGAGGACAACAATCTTACCAGCCGAGGAGGACATGCCGGAAATCATGACCAGTTTCAAGAAATTCAATGACGAGTTTATGGAGCAATATGAAGACCACAGAGGTTATTCGAGGATGTAA
- the LOC118344235 gene encoding protein FAR1-RELATED SEQUENCE 2-like: MNAFFDGYVHARTNLKEFVDQFDNALRKKIEIENAADFHSFNVTIPVVSIFPLEKIFQAIYTNSKFREVQKEVVGMLDVLPTLHQKDGIIATYHVEDEIEVDDFIKEVTQTVYFNEAEVVVKCSCSLLEMRGILCRHALAIMRVNKVKNVPENTYDSVDARPEVSRYSRILKVCYDVATNAASCDEHADDMIDKLYAMNITYCTKKLPQRPLEHVTDATVDASASESSKKVLSPLVVRGKGRLLCLRKKAMIERVKPTMKKTTQKGKSIDRVDMCMNLFGQPVVGTQESVVIHAAHDSIC; encoded by the exons atgaatgctttcttTGACGGGTACGTTCATGCTAGGACAAACTTAAAAGAGTTTGTTGATCAATTCGATAATGCGTTGAGAAAGAAGATTGAGATCGAAAATGCAGCGGATTTTCACTCATTCAACGTTACAATTCCTGTTGTCTCTATTTTTCCACTTGAGAAGATATTTCAAGCCATATATACTAACTCTAAATTTAGAGAAGTTCAAAAAGAAGTAGTGGGAATGCTTGATGTTCTTCCAACTCTACACCAAAAAGATGGTATAATTGCAACGTATCATGTAGAAGATGAAATAGAAGTTGATGATTTCATTAAGGAGGTGACCCAAACGGTGTACTTTAATGAGGCCGAAGTTGTTGTGAAGTGTTCATGCTCACTGCTCGAAATGAGAGGGATATTGTGTAGACATGCATTAGCCATTATGAGAGTTAACAAAGTGAAAAATGTGCCAGAAAA TACTTATGACTCAGTTGATGCAAGGCCAGAAGTGAGCAGATATTCACGTATATTGAAG gtATGCTATGACGTTGCCACAAATGCAGCGTCATGTGATGAGCATGCTGATGATATGATAGATAAGTTATATGCAATGAACATCACCTACTGCACCAAGAAGTTGCCCCAACGACCCTTGGAACATGTTACAGATGCAACTGTCGATGCAAGTGCATCTGAGAGTTCAAAGAAAGTCCTAAGTCCCCTTGTAGTTAGAGGCAAAGGAAGACTGCTATGCCTTAGGAAAAAAGCAATGATTGAGAGAGTCAAACCCACGATGAAGAAGACTACTCAGAAGGGAAAAT CCATCGATAGGGTTGACATGTGCATGAATTTGTTTGGGCAACCGGTTGTTGGGACTCAAGAGAGTGTTGTCATTCACGCAGCTCATGATTCTATAtgttga